The proteins below come from a single Triticum aestivum cultivar Chinese Spring chromosome 5D, IWGSC CS RefSeq v2.1, whole genome shotgun sequence genomic window:
- the LOC123119120 gene encoding neutral ceramidase, whose translation MEASSCLRYQVCGFGLSWIWLCLLLLHLLQNCSLVLSDSPYLVGMGSYDITGPAADVNMMGYANAEQVASGIHFRLKSRAFIVAEPDDGKRVVFVNLDACMASQLVNIKVLERLKARYGDLYNENNVAISGIHTHAGPGGYLQYVVYIITSLGFVRQSFDVIVDGIEQSIVEAHNNLRPGKIYVNKGDLLDAGVNRSPSGYLNNPAEERSKYRYNVDKEMTLVKFVDDEFGPVGSFNWFATHGTSMSRTNSLISGDNKGAAARFMEDWAEQNGLPKQTGHANSDDFGSLHLPRRVSTIIPEPDEITDDLMQLASSYKASGGRILASSNITRRIRNTQKNNAKFVSAFCQSNCGDVSPNVLGAFCIDTNLPCDFNHSTCNGKNELCYGRGPGYPNEFESTRIIGNRQFLKAADLFNSASEELQGKVDYRHTYLDFSQLEVSVSTSTGGQQVVKTCPAAMGFSFAAGTTDGPGAFDFKQGDDKGNPFWRLVGGILKKPGKEQVECQAPKPILLDTGEMKEPYDWAPAILPIQIIRIGQLVILSVPGEFTTMAGRRLRDAVKNVLISGSNGEFNSNTHVVLAGLTNTYSQYVTTFEEYQVQRYEGASTLYGPHTLSAYIQEFQKLATAMVANKEIPATNILPPDMLDKQIGLLPGVILDSTPPGVHFGDVSSDVAANSDFRKGSTVNATFHSACPRNDLLTDGTFALVERLNGDNWIPVYDDDDWSLRFKWSRPSKLSPESFATLEWTIPEDAVPGVYRLRHFGASKPLIGSIEHFTGTSRAFAVR comes from the exons TTTTACTGCATCTCCTTCAGAATTGCAGCCTGGTGCTCTCAGACTCTCCTTATCTGGTCGGCATGGGGAGCTATGACATAACAGGGCCTGCGGCAGATGTTAACATGATGGGATATGCAAATGCGGAGCAGGTTGCATCAGGGATTCACTTCAGGCTAAAGTCACGCGCGTTTATTGTCGCCGAGCCTGATGATGGAAAGCGTGTTGTCTTTGTGAATCTCGACGCTTGTATGGCATCACAGCTTGTGAATATCAAGGTGCTCGAAAGGCTAAAAGCAAG GTACGGTGACCTTTATAATGAGAATAACGTGGCTATCAGTGGCATCCATACCCATGCTGGGCCTGGAGGTTATCTGCAATATGTTGTCTATATTATTACATCACTTGGGTTTGTTCGTCAGTCATTCGATGTAATTGTCGATGGCATTGAGCAAAGCATTGTTGAAGCTCATAACAATCTCCGTCCTGGGAAAATCTATGTGAATAAAG GTGACCTTCTGGATGCTGGTGTGAATCGCAGCCCGAGTGGGTATCTGAATAACCCTGCTGAAGAGAGAAGCAAATATAGATACAATGTTGATAAAGAAATGACCCTTGTTAAGTTTGTAGATGATGAATTCGGTCCAGTTGGAAGTTTTAATTGGTTTGCAACTCACGGAACATCAATGAGTCGTACAAATTCTTTGATAAGCGGTGATAACAAAGGAGCAGCTGCACGTTTCATGGAAGATTGGGCTGAACAAAATGGCCTTCCAAAGCAGACAGGTCATGCAAATTCTGATGATTTTGGATCTTTGCACCTTCCGAGGAGAGTCTCTACAATAATACCAGAACCTGATGAGATAA CGGATGACTTAATGCAATTAGCATCATCCTACAAGGCCTCAGGTGGCAGAATATTGGCAAGTTCAAATATCACTAGGCGCATTAGAAACACTCAAAAGAACAATGCCAAATTTGTTTCCGCATTTTGCCAGTCAAACTGTGGAGATGTTAGTCCAAATGTCTTGGGAGCATTTTGCATAGACACCAACCTTCCTTGTGACTTCAATCACAGCACGTGTAATGGGAAGAATGAACTTTGCTATGGACGAGGCCCAGG GTATCCTAATGAGTTCGAAAGTACCCGCATCATTGGAAATAGGCAATTTCTGAAGGCTGCAGATCTCTTTAATTCGGCTTCGGAAGAACTACAAGGAAAAGTTGACTATCGTCACACTTACTTAGATTTCTCGCAACTTGAAGTTAGTGTTTCTACGAGTACGGGAGGTCAGCAGGTGGTGAAAACATGCCCAGCAGCCATGGGGTTTTCATTTGCTGCTGGAACCACAGATGGCCCTGGAGCTTTTGATTTCAAACAAGGAGATGACAAG GGAAACCCTTTCTGGAGATTAGTGGGGGGCATACTAAAGAAACCAGGGAAAGAGCAAGTCGAGTGCCAAGCTCCAAAACCAATATTGCTAGACACTGGTGAAATGAAGGAACCATATGATTGGGCG CCTGCGATACTTCCCATTCAGATCATAAGAATCGGTCAGCTGGTTATCTTGTCTGTTCCTGGAG AATTCACGACAATGGCCGGCAGGCGGTTACGCGATGCTGTAAAAAATGTACTGATAAGTGGCAGCAATGGTGAATTTAATTCCAACACTCACGTTGTTCTCGCGGGGCTGACAAACACATATTCTCAGTATGTTACAACATTTGAAGAATACCAGGTCCAAAGATACGAG GGTGCGTCAACTTTGTACGGTCCCCACACCTTGAGTGCATACATTCAAGAATTTCAGAAACTTGCCACTGCTATGGTTGCAAACAAGGAGATCCCAGCAACAAACATCCTACCTCCTGACATGTTGGACAAGCAAATCGGACTGCTGCCAGGCGTCATTCTCGACTCGACTCCTCCTGGTGTTCACTTTGGGGATGTCAGCTCTGACGTCGCAGCAAACTCAGACTTCCGGAAGGGCAGTACCGTGAATGCTACGTTCCATTCGGCCTGTCCAAGGAATGATCTTCTAACCGATGGTACCTTCGCACTCGTTGAGAGGCTGAATGGCGACAACTGGATTCCTGTCTACGACGATGACGATTGGTCTTTGCGATTCAAGTGGTCGAGGCCTTCGAAACTCAGTCCAGAGAGCTTTGCGACGCTGGAGTGGACCATTCCTGAAGATGCTGTCCCTGGTGTTTATAGGCTGCGGCATTTCGGTGCCTCCAAGCCGCTGATAGGGTCGATTGAGCATTTCACAGGTACCTCTCGCGCGTTTGCAGTGCGTTAA